One genomic segment of Vulcanisaeta thermophila includes these proteins:
- a CDS encoding 4-hydroxyphenylacetate 3-hydroxylase N-terminal domain-containing protein — protein MPRTSEEYIQSVRDGREVYYRGKRVDDITTHPVLRIAVAHAADLFNSKDRLYDDPNYGRISKYFKIPRNTEDLLARHRLIYEDTLRFDGLFNIVQAIGSDALFSLMIMARKVDGKYRTNYYERVMKYYEYVVKNDLAIAVAQTDVKGHRAKRPHEQQDPDLYLRVVEVRDDGIVVNGAKIHTTQGPVANEIIVLPYRAMVEGDRDYAVAFAVPANAKGLKFIVRPVLEYDGNPNAVNSAARFEVESLTIFDHVFIPWDRVFLFREWDMAGPLAWYFATYHRFTAISYRAATANLYLGAALLAARANGIENAPHVRDWIIQMIMYKEIMRMGAMAAALEPIIDEGIAVPNPVYTNVSKLYSNAHFIDVIHGLIDIAGGLIATMPSHDDLRNNDERGYITKYLAGAVDGETRYKIMSLVRELSASHLAGYLLTAMIHAEGSEAASKIGMMREYNFREAEELVNRVLSKLRI, from the coding sequence ATGCCAAGGACCTCCGAGGAGTACATCCAATCAGTGAGGGATGGTAGGGAGGTTTACTACAGGGGTAAGAGGGTTGATGACATAACCACACACCCAGTCCTCAGGATAGCCGTTGCCCACGCAGCCGACTTATTCAATAGTAAGGATAGGCTGTATGATGACCCGAATTACGGGAGAATAAGCAAGTACTTCAAAATCCCAAGGAACACCGAGGACCTACTGGCAAGGCACAGGTTGATTTATGAGGATACCCTGAGATTTGACGGTTTATTCAACATAGTACAGGCCATAGGCAGCGATGCACTGTTCTCCCTCATGATAATGGCAAGGAAAGTGGATGGCAAGTACAGGACTAATTACTACGAGAGGGTCATGAAGTACTACGAGTATGTGGTCAAGAACGACCTGGCAATAGCCGTTGCACAGACCGATGTTAAAGGCCACAGGGCCAAGAGACCCCATGAGCAGCAGGACCCCGACCTGTACCTTAGGGTCGTGGAGGTTAGGGACGACGGCATAGTGGTGAATGGCGCCAAGATACACACCACCCAGGGGCCCGTGGCCAATGAAATAATAGTACTGCCCTACAGGGCCATGGTGGAGGGCGACAGGGACTATGCAGTGGCCTTTGCGGTCCCGGCCAATGCCAAGGGTCTTAAGTTCATTGTTAGGCCCGTGCTTGAGTATGATGGTAACCCAAACGCCGTCAACTCAGCCGCCAGGTTTGAGGTTGAGTCATTGACCATATTCGACCACGTATTCATACCCTGGGACAGGGTATTCCTCTTTAGGGAGTGGGACATGGCTGGCCCCCTGGCTTGGTACTTCGCAACGTACCACAGGTTCACAGCCATTAGTTACAGGGCGGCCACCGCGAATTTATACCTAGGCGCAGCATTACTCGCCGCTAGGGCTAATGGGATTGAGAATGCACCCCACGTTAGGGACTGGATCATCCAGATGATAATGTATAAGGAGATAATGCGCATGGGCGCCATGGCGGCCGCCCTGGAGCCCATCATTGACGAGGGCATAGCGGTACCAAACCCAGTGTACACAAACGTCAGCAAACTATACTCAAACGCCCACTTCATAGACGTGATACACGGACTAATAGACATAGCGGGCGGTTTAATAGCCACAATGCCATCCCACGACGACTTAAGAAATAACGATGAAAGGGGCTACATAACTAAGTACCTAGCCGGCGCAGTGGATGGCGAGACCAGGTACAAAATAATGAGCCTGGTGAGGGAACTCTCAGCAAGCCACCTGGCCGGTTACCTACTCACCGCAATGATCCACGCGGAGGGATCCGAAGCAGCCAGTAAGATTGGCATGATGAGGGAGTACAACTTCAGGGAGGCGGAGGAACTAGTAAATAGGGTACTAAGTAAGTTGAGAATTTAG
- a CDS encoding acyl-CoA dehydrogenase family protein translates to MTDILDLFPQYAEELKLLRKTAREFAQRNFSPELAREYDKKEEFPWDLYRKAGELGLIAPSIPTEYGGGGFTTYIADMVVAEELVRVEPTLGIAITSGAFSSHLLYFFGTEEQKKKYLPPVYRGETTFFGAYTEPEHGTDITQLSTIAERKGDKFIIRGMKTFITNAPTAKYGVLLAQTDPEKRHRGQTLFIIHTDWPGVQVRKLTGKMGQRAIPVGEIYLDNVEVPIDYVVGGEKGINQGFYWTLAYFNVSRLGPAAIALGLMEAAFDKALEYAQKRVQFGQPIANFQLIQEKLARMAMLIEVTKSMLYRAAYYVDSYIQFKIDPRAMAAITSATKVFATEMANKVIDDAIQIFGGYGYFEEFDVERYWRDHRVTRIYEGTNEINLLTIFDALKRGVWKP, encoded by the coding sequence ATGACTGATATTCTAGACCTCTTCCCCCAGTACGCCGAGGAACTGAAGCTGTTAAGGAAGACCGCCAGGGAGTTCGCACAGAGGAACTTCTCACCCGAGTTGGCCAGGGAGTATGATAAGAAGGAGGAATTCCCCTGGGATCTGTATAGGAAGGCTGGTGAGCTGGGGTTGATTGCGCCATCAATACCCACGGAGTACGGGGGTGGTGGGTTCACCACGTACATAGCGGACATGGTTGTTGCCGAGGAGCTGGTCAGGGTGGAGCCCACCCTGGGCATAGCCATAACCAGTGGGGCATTCTCATCCCACCTGCTTTACTTCTTCGGCACAGAGGAGCAGAAGAAGAAGTACCTACCACCCGTTTATAGGGGTGAGACCACGTTCTTTGGGGCGTACACGGAGCCTGAGCATGGTACCGACATAACCCAGTTATCAACCATTGCGGAGAGGAAGGGTGATAAATTCATAATTAGGGGTATGAAGACCTTCATAACCAACGCACCCACCGCAAAGTACGGAGTACTCCTGGCACAGACTGACCCGGAGAAGAGGCATAGGGGCCAGACACTCTTCATAATACACACGGACTGGCCTGGGGTCCAGGTTAGGAAGTTGACGGGGAAGATGGGGCAGAGGGCAATACCCGTGGGTGAGATATACCTCGATAATGTTGAGGTGCCCATAGACTACGTGGTGGGTGGCGAGAAGGGTATTAACCAGGGCTTCTACTGGACCCTCGCTTACTTCAACGTGTCAAGGCTTGGGCCCGCAGCCATTGCGCTGGGCCTCATGGAGGCTGCGTTCGATAAGGCCCTGGAGTACGCACAGAAAAGAGTTCAATTCGGTCAGCCCATTGCTAACTTCCAGTTGATTCAGGAGAAGCTTGCCAGGATGGCCATGCTCATAGAGGTTACGAAGTCCATGCTCTACAGGGCAGCATACTACGTGGACTCGTACATACAGTTTAAGATTGACCCCAGGGCCATGGCCGCAATAACCTCGGCAACCAAGGTCTTCGCCACGGAAATGGCCAATAAGGTGATTGATGATGCAATCCAAATATTTGGAGGTTACGGTTACTTCGAGGAGTTCGATGTGGAGAGGTACTGGAGGGATCACAGGGTTACCAGGATTTACGAGGGAACCAATGAAATAAACCTACTAACAATATTTGATGCTTTGAAGCGTGGTGTCTGGAAGCCCTGA
- a CDS encoding amidohydrolase family protein, which produces MFIDFHVCPSTDLGLLKSKLTRLGALKAVLQPIDVDPSFQFALNNALGEVGIGGKDLLVWYRFSRELISLWNERMYDNTKLVSDVSSGEYGDFFISMGSVDPALGARYVVSKLNEIDKLKLPGIVVSPVLQFFDPLKNRAFRYVLNYVEKTNKLLILHLDPCPRNAPLCINASAPSIVSEIMDRYNITLVVSALGISDDMFLTWLRDMARVMKRHDRVYLETSGINCNLINTPMGRGLIRNIGIERFLFGSGYPYVRYRGVIRELNCIMSGLSKEALDYLMYYNAMELLRQVNGNYGDLAFDFKASYD; this is translated from the coding sequence ATGTTCATTGACTTTCACGTATGCCCATCAACGGACCTAGGACTGCTCAAGAGCAAATTAACTAGGCTTGGTGCGTTAAAGGCTGTTTTGCAACCCATTGATGTGGACCCCTCATTCCAATTCGCACTTAATAATGCATTGGGCGAGGTGGGTATTGGTGGTAAGGACCTCCTTGTGTGGTATAGGTTCAGCCGTGAGCTCATTAGTTTATGGAATGAGAGGATGTATGATAATACTAAGTTGGTGAGTGACGTGAGTAGTGGTGAGTATGGGGATTTCTTCATATCCATGGGTAGTGTGGACCCCGCCCTGGGTGCTAGGTACGTGGTGAGTAAACTGAATGAGATTGATAAACTGAAACTCCCAGGCATAGTGGTGTCCCCAGTCCTGCAGTTCTTCGATCCATTGAAAAACAGGGCTTTTAGGTACGTGCTCAATTACGTTGAGAAAACCAATAAATTACTAATACTCCACCTGGACCCATGCCCTCGCAACGCACCCCTATGTATAAACGCATCTGCACCGAGTATAGTGTCGGAGATAATGGATAGGTACAACATAACCCTGGTGGTGTCAGCACTGGGCATATCAGATGATATGTTCCTCACCTGGTTGAGGGATATGGCCAGGGTTATGAAGAGGCATGACAGGGTTTACCTAGAAACCTCAGGCATTAATTGCAATCTGATTAATACGCCTATGGGTAGGGGGCTGATTAGGAACATTGGTATTGAAAGGTTCCTATTCGGTTCGGGCTATCCATACGTTAGGTATAGAGGCGTGATTCGTGAGCTCAATTGCATAATGAGTGGGCTCAGTAAGGAGGCTCTGGATTACCTCATGTATTATAATGCCATGGAATTACTGAGACAGGTTAATGGAAATTATGGGGATTTGGCTTTTGATTTCAAGGCATCCTATGATTAA
- a CDS encoding APC family permease, protein MGFWDIFFASLGGQSPFLSDLTYASAALAIAGLAGPVAIIIGTLAAFINGYVVTRLSKRITEVGGYYRYAHKYLGGKPTGIFVGWNYIFYAVLYGAAYVIGASYIAQWILGIPWQYSLPASLMITTILAYLGIRISAKYAIFAGSLEMATLLLISVSLLLVSKAPLINPFEYVSKVPLPQLMVAVVYAIGIPTGYGTIAPLSGEVKRARETISRAVQSVIIAGGALAALAVYSTMIAGLSYMGLDKLTVFLNTVTSEGLSPVVVILHHYLGVLLDPIVVFTMINDGVLGALAYVLAVSRTLYAMAEDNLMPRYFSLTNSKGNPVIAVLVSAISMDALALAFTYALGPYYAFLVLGFLSMIGNLITHLTANLALLRAATKKLKAVLYGVDTMRNLEIALALIATAITIFITMESASGISVRELIPYGAVILLVITHIIITRHYKGRVDGGLIYSFKQ, encoded by the coding sequence TTGGGATTTTGGGATATATTCTTCGCAAGCCTCGGTGGGCAATCCCCATTCCTAAGCGACTTAACATACGCCTCGGCTGCATTGGCGATTGCTGGTCTTGCGGGCCCAGTGGCTATAATAATAGGTACATTAGCAGCCTTTATCAATGGCTATGTGGTTACTAGACTGAGTAAGAGGATTACTGAGGTGGGTGGTTACTATAGGTATGCCCATAAGTACCTTGGTGGTAAGCCCACGGGTATATTCGTAGGTTGGAACTACATATTCTATGCAGTACTATATGGTGCTGCGTACGTGATAGGTGCCTCATACATAGCCCAGTGGATCCTAGGCATTCCCTGGCAGTATAGTTTACCTGCATCGTTGATGATTACGACTATACTGGCGTACCTGGGCATTAGGATATCGGCTAAGTACGCAATATTTGCTGGTTCTCTGGAAATGGCGACCCTACTTTTAATCTCAGTGTCCCTATTACTGGTAAGTAAGGCTCCCCTCATAAATCCCTTTGAATATGTAAGTAAGGTACCCCTCCCCCAGTTAATGGTTGCTGTGGTTTACGCCATAGGCATACCCACGGGCTACGGAACCATCGCACCACTTAGTGGTGAGGTTAAGAGGGCTAGGGAGACCATTAGTAGGGCTGTTCAATCAGTAATAATAGCTGGCGGCGCCCTGGCAGCATTGGCGGTCTATTCAACAATGATTGCGGGTCTCTCGTACATGGGACTTGACAAATTAACGGTGTTCCTGAACACGGTTACCAGTGAGGGTTTATCGCCAGTAGTAGTAATACTTCATCACTACCTGGGCGTTCTCCTGGACCCCATTGTGGTCTTTACGATGATAAATGATGGTGTGCTTGGCGCCCTAGCCTACGTTCTAGCCGTTTCCAGGACGTTATACGCAATGGCCGAGGATAACCTAATGCCCAGATACTTCAGTCTGACGAATAGTAAGGGCAACCCGGTAATTGCCGTGTTAGTGAGTGCCATATCCATGGATGCCCTGGCGTTGGCATTCACATACGCCCTGGGGCCATACTACGCATTCCTAGTCCTTGGCTTCCTATCAATGATTGGGAACCTAATTACGCACTTAACAGCCAACCTGGCACTCCTAAGGGCTGCCACTAAGAAGCTTAAGGCGGTGTTGTACGGTGTGGACACCATGAGGAATCTCGAGATCGCACTGGCATTAATCGCCACCGCAATTACCATATTCATAACCATGGAGTCAGCGAGCGGTATAAGCGTCAGGGAGTTAATACCATATGGTGCAGTGATTCTGCTGGTGATAACTCACATAATCATAACGAGGCATTATAAGGGGCGGGTTGATGGAGGACTGATATATAGTTTCAAGCAATAA
- a CDS encoding YaaA family protein, producing MLNCSMRKRYEEEVRKLLGGLPGFDLENEGRYRELLRDFVKPAIEIYDGPEFRILRKYHDYIINGLIDVYVLSARYGIIKGTSEIIPYNAYLGSVKDPSEVINKWFRYGNWGLNELKQGGWDYGIIRLSRVYARYFINLVPNPCSLAKSLYLLLSGKSANYLSCQNGIHVPIRGVGSSQHYLEKILKEVLIASGISASHGKNTLAKIS from the coding sequence AGGAAGCTACTGGGTGGATTACCTGGCTTTGACCTTGAGAATGAGGGTAGGTATAGGGAGTTGCTCAGGGATTTTGTGAAGCCCGCGATTGAAATCTACGACGGGCCTGAATTCAGGATTTTGAGGAAGTACCATGATTACATAATTAATGGGTTGATCGACGTATACGTGCTATCAGCCAGGTACGGTATCATAAAGGGAACCAGTGAAATAATACCGTACAACGCGTACCTGGGCTCGGTTAAGGATCCCAGTGAGGTTATTAATAAGTGGTTTAGGTATGGTAATTGGGGATTGAATGAATTAAAACAGGGAGGTTGGGATTACGGTATAATTAGGTTGTCCAGGGTCTATGCAAGGTACTTCATAAACCTGGTACCAAACCCATGCAGTCTCGCTAAGTCACTATACCTACTATTAAGTGGGAAATCCGCCAATTACCTATCATGTCAGAACGGGATACATGTACCAATAAGGGGCGTGGGGTCGTCGCAGCATTACCTTGAAAAAATATTAAAAGAAGTATTAATTGCCAGCGGTATTTCAGCTTCTCATGGGAAAAATACCTTAGCAAAAATCAGTTAG